The following coding sequences lie in one Gemmatimonadota bacterium genomic window:
- a CDS encoding prolyl-tRNA synthetase associated domain-containing protein yields the protein MHRIEPHTPEQLFRRLDELTIAHSTIEHPPVFTVDEAKRLRGTIPGAHVKNLFLRDKKGVMWLVVCLEDRQVDLAWLSSQLGCKRLSFGSAERLWRTLGVEPGSVTPFGIINDRGREVGVALDRALLTYDPLNFHPLVNDKTTSISAPGLTAFLEAEGHPPLWVDFDRMQTA from the coding sequence GTGCACCGAATCGAGCCCCACACGCCCGAGCAGCTTTTCCGCCGCCTCGATGAGCTGACCATCGCCCATTCCACCATCGAGCACCCACCGGTCTTCACGGTCGACGAGGCCAAGCGGCTGAGGGGGACGATCCCCGGCGCCCACGTGAAGAACCTCTTTCTCCGGGACAAGAAGGGCGTGATGTGGTTGGTGGTCTGTCTGGAGGACCGACAGGTGGATCTGGCCTGGCTCTCCAGCCAATTGGGATGCAAGCGCCTGTCGTTCGGTAGCGCGGAGCGGCTCTGGCGGACCCTGGGCGTCGAGCCCGGTTCCGTCACGCCGTTCGGGATCATCAACGACCGGGGGCGCGAGGTGGGCGTGGCCCTGGACCGGGCGTTGCTGACCTACGATCCACTGAACTTCCACCCGCTGGTGAACGACAAGACCACATCGATCTCCGCGCCCGGGCTGACGGCGTTCCTGGAGGCCGAAGGCCACCCCCCTCTCTGGGTGGACTTCGACCGGATGCAGACCGCCTAG
- a CDS encoding M48 family metalloprotease, translating into MELSLGLALLPALVAWWGGRRLAAHLADPSFPDLLQAHRARVQLATVAVGVSGTLLVDGFGWGHVALTVAGALVGGFPARRRIFDEQWTLAGYVLHLARVALAFFGAALPLLFVPAIVVRRPDFYVWLAPVAVALSAVLAFDSRVLLRVLSARPLEDTGLRQRFAALVERATVDMPRLLLMTAPGGRWVNAFALPHPGRQAVLLTEGLLEGLEPGEVDAIFAHEVAHLEEFTPKRWFWRSLPLPLATALEMAAIGVIGPDSDVMVWVGGILPWVLLAAMGMAAAGIRGRETASDLRAAELTGDPELVIRALEKLHALNHQPRRLAARVERHATHPSLARRAQAIREHAGLRGEAPVVGSLAVRNADDPRKAVRLQIDRIEWFEDLPLEEGPLDDLVLDASSLAAAFPYDRLTEVRVHAPRAQHRSLMVRREDGSQWKHPLAAEDAARVQAFLDSIDHKLASATAEARASWYASPSLVRVAALIALLVAATVYDGASLLNGLVALIWPLAFTLASTGAALLIGAILRLLRALAGGDALLLPGLHAGVGLALFLLAWVRTRRGRGDPVRQRERAALVLVLCGGLGIALALVMSSGPGQGMHLYLWAKSTPGTLITLASAGAALLLVPSRPARSQGILIMLFAVAWGAVGTDAFRSRFAGDVLSTAGPRIVARSGGMDPIRAVSLPDWPSALSVSPAGSRLAALMSGEWDEPDGTGSEWPSGYLVEAEGDWKEVPGFDLGWLSENDVVSLAWAEEGYALHHTDLAADIVTTLPLDVEGAPTLAVDEDGWAVWEIREGAEVVRHAGRAQGSEVSTSHWTLPAAALPAAVNVESATTGSVLITRTAVPLSTMSGAAGMLAFLRALSSQSEVWIVDGAGVHELGRTALRLMCGPAVGVPGRHLCAAPVADRAEFWAFEASARRPVPLGRLGGWTEPSWMADHGLAIQRLGKPPLLVDGDPFVVRVPEPSTAQATVPTYGPSQWWDGVVALSYRPGVAALVRWSADSANVVVYRAPADGGARGALP; encoded by the coding sequence ATGGAGCTCTCGCTCGGCCTGGCGCTGTTGCCCGCATTGGTGGCGTGGTGGGGGGGGCGCCGCCTGGCGGCCCACCTCGCGGACCCGTCGTTCCCGGACCTGCTGCAAGCCCATCGGGCACGAGTCCAGCTCGCGACCGTCGCCGTGGGCGTCTCGGGCACCCTGCTCGTGGACGGCTTCGGCTGGGGCCACGTGGCCTTGACGGTGGCGGGTGCCCTGGTCGGAGGCTTCCCGGCGCGCCGCCGTATCTTTGACGAGCAGTGGACGTTGGCGGGATACGTCCTCCACCTCGCCCGCGTGGCGCTGGCCTTCTTCGGTGCCGCGCTTCCCCTGCTGTTCGTTCCTGCGATCGTGGTCCGACGCCCTGACTTCTATGTCTGGCTCGCTCCCGTCGCCGTGGCGTTGTCGGCAGTGCTCGCCTTCGACTCCCGCGTGCTGCTCCGGGTCCTGTCGGCCCGACCCCTGGAGGACACGGGGCTCCGGCAACGCTTCGCGGCGCTGGTGGAGCGCGCCACGGTGGACATGCCCCGCCTCTTGCTGATGACGGCGCCCGGCGGGCGCTGGGTAAACGCGTTCGCGCTTCCCCATCCTGGACGTCAGGCGGTCCTGTTGACCGAGGGGCTCCTCGAAGGTCTGGAGCCTGGAGAGGTCGACGCGATCTTCGCGCACGAGGTCGCGCACCTGGAGGAATTCACGCCGAAGCGCTGGTTCTGGCGCTCTCTGCCGCTGCCCCTGGCCACCGCGCTGGAAATGGCCGCGATCGGTGTCATCGGCCCGGACTCGGACGTCATGGTGTGGGTGGGAGGGATCCTGCCCTGGGTGCTCCTGGCCGCAATGGGGATGGCTGCTGCGGGCATCCGCGGTAGGGAGACCGCCTCCGACCTGCGTGCTGCGGAGCTGACGGGAGACCCGGAGCTCGTGATCCGGGCGCTCGAGAAGCTGCACGCCCTCAATCACCAACCGCGCCGCCTGGCCGCCCGGGTCGAGCGCCACGCGACCCACCCCAGTCTCGCGCGTCGCGCGCAGGCCATCCGCGAGCATGCGGGCCTACGCGGGGAGGCGCCGGTCGTCGGATCGTTGGCCGTGCGCAACGCCGACGATCCGCGCAAAGCGGTGCGCCTCCAGATCGATCGTATCGAGTGGTTCGAGGATCTCCCCCTCGAGGAGGGGCCACTCGACGACCTGGTTCTGGACGCCTCCTCCCTGGCGGCTGCTTTCCCCTACGACAGGCTGACCGAAGTGAGAGTGCACGCTCCGCGCGCGCAGCATCGCTCGCTGATGGTGCGGCGCGAGGACGGTAGCCAGTGGAAGCACCCGCTCGCCGCGGAGGACGCGGCCCGAGTGCAGGCCTTCTTGGACAGCATCGATCACAAGCTCGCCTCCGCCACCGCGGAAGCGCGCGCATCCTGGTACGCTTCGCCGTCCCTGGTGCGGGTGGCGGCCCTGATCGCCCTGCTGGTGGCGGCCACGGTGTACGACGGTGCGTCGCTGCTGAACGGTCTGGTCGCTCTGATCTGGCCGCTGGCCTTCACGCTGGCCAGCACCGGCGCTGCGCTTCTCATCGGTGCGATTCTCCGCCTGCTGCGAGCGCTTGCCGGCGGGGACGCGCTGCTGCTGCCGGGCCTGCACGCCGGTGTGGGTCTGGCGCTCTTCCTGTTGGCGTGGGTCCGAACGCGTCGTGGCCGGGGTGACCCGGTTCGGCAACGCGAGCGAGCGGCCTTGGTCCTGGTCCTGTGCGGCGGGCTCGGCATTGCGCTGGCCCTGGTGATGAGCTCTGGACCGGGCCAGGGCATGCACCTCTACCTGTGGGCCAAGTCGACGCCCGGCACCTTGATCACCCTGGCCTCCGCCGGAGCCGCTCTGCTGCTGGTGCCTTCGCGGCCGGCCCGCAGCCAGGGGATCCTGATCATGCTCTTCGCGGTGGCGTGGGGCGCCGTCGGAACGGACGCCTTCCGGAGCCGCTTCGCGGGAGACGTCCTGAGCACCGCGGGTCCTCGCATCGTGGCCCGCTCGGGCGGCATGGATCCGATCCGTGCCGTGTCGCTGCCCGACTGGCCGTCCGCACTGTCCGTCTCGCCTGCCGGCAGTCGACTGGCGGCCCTGATGTCCGGGGAGTGGGACGAGCCGGACGGGACCGGTTCCGAGTGGCCGAGTGGGTACCTCGTCGAGGCGGAGGGGGACTGGAAGGAGGTTCCGGGCTTCGACCTCGGCTGGTTGTCGGAAAACGATGTCGTCTCGCTGGCCTGGGCTGAAGAGGGATACGCGCTTCACCACACGGACCTGGCGGCGGATATCGTCACAACGTTGCCCCTGGATGTGGAGGGTGCTCCGACGCTGGCGGTGGATGAGGACGGGTGGGCCGTCTGGGAGATACGCGAGGGGGCGGAGGTGGTGCGACACGCCGGACGCGCTCAGGGGAGCGAAGTCTCCACGAGCCACTGGACCCTTCCCGCCGCAGCGCTTCCTGCCGCCGTGAATGTCGAGAGCGCGACGACGGGTAGCGTGTTGATCACCCGCACGGCCGTTCCCCTGTCGACCATGTCCGGCGCTGCCGGTATGCTCGCCTTCCTACGGGCTCTGTCGTCCCAGAGCGAGGTGTGGATCGTCGATGGAGCCGGGGTTCATGAGCTGGGCCGCACGGCGCTCCGCCTGATGTGCGGCCCGGCGGTTGGAGTGCCGGGCCGTCACCTGTGCGCGGCTCCGGTGGCCGATCGGGCAGAGTTCTGGGCCTTCGAGGCGAGCGCGCGCCGGCCTGTCCCTCTGGGCCGGCTGGGCGGCTGGACGGAGCCGAGCTGGATGGCGGACCACGGACTCGCCATCCAACGACTGGGCAAGCCGCCCTTGCTGGTGGACGGCGACCCATTCGTGGTGCGTGTGCCGGAGCCCTCGACCGCGCAAGCCACCGTCCCCACCTACGGGCCGAGCCAGTGGTGGGACGGTGTGGTGGCCCTCAGCTACCGGCCGGGCGTGGCGGCCTTGGTCCGCTGGTCTGCGGACAGCGCCAACGTGGTCGTCTACCGGGCGCCCGCAGACGGGGGGGCCCGCGGGGCTTTACCCTAG